In candidate division Zixibacteria bacterium HGW-Zixibacteria-1, the following are encoded in one genomic region:
- a CDS encoding oligopeptide transporter, OPT family: protein MENETFKPYISAGESVAEVTVRAIVLGSILSVIFGVANAYIGLKYGMTVSASIPAAVISMAVLRTLFRRKRATVLENNIVQTVGSAGESLAAGIIFTIPAFFIWAANSQLVAAGYHHEISKMQIFWLSMLGGGLGILLMIPLRKYLVEKEHGKLAFPEGTACAEIIVAGDEGGKKAKTVFLGIGIGALYKAIFYTLRLWSESPGYNFKKWLKGGTIGMDATPVLLGVGYIIGPRIAALMMAGAVLGYLGISPLLSFIGDQIPGIIIAPGTIPLSDMDPAQLRDAYIKYLGVGAVALGGFVSLAKSIPVIFHSFAAGAKELVSSRASRDSKLRTDRDMPMSYVLIGTFLIIVAIWAYPGTEMHFMGAVLAVIFGFFFVVVAARIVGIVGSSSSPVSGMTIATLLVTCLVLLTFGVSGVKGMVTAMSVGTVVCIAVCLSGDIAQDLKTGYLLGATPAKQQWTEFIGLLFPAIAMGFTLYMLGDAFGFVATEQTPHPLLAPQANVMATVVQGVMNSNIPWQPILVGGMVALAVELLGIQSLPFAIGLYLPLSLSTPIMAGGVLAMLIKKSSRDKKLSNSRFQMGILFGSGLVAGDALVAVVTAFLISSWGGFRTFFDGHEGMLSSLTGSFGPWVSLIAFALLSILFYYLARSFGSTNNSDK from the coding sequence TTGGAAAATGAAACTTTCAAGCCATATATCTCGGCCGGTGAATCTGTCGCGGAGGTTACGGTTAGAGCCATTGTCCTTGGCAGTATTTTATCCGTGATTTTTGGCGTGGCCAATGCCTACATCGGACTCAAATATGGCATGACGGTTTCGGCGTCGATTCCCGCCGCGGTAATATCGATGGCGGTTCTGCGAACTTTATTCCGGCGCAAACGCGCAACCGTCCTTGAAAACAATATTGTCCAGACCGTCGGGTCGGCCGGCGAATCACTTGCTGCCGGAATCATTTTCACCATACCGGCCTTTTTCATCTGGGCAGCCAACAGCCAACTGGTGGCTGCTGGTTATCATCACGAAATAAGTAAAATGCAAATCTTCTGGTTGTCGATGCTGGGCGGGGGGCTGGGCATTTTGCTGATGATTCCCCTGCGAAAATATCTTGTCGAAAAGGAGCATGGTAAGCTGGCCTTCCCGGAAGGCACCGCCTGTGCCGAAATTATTGTCGCGGGCGATGAGGGCGGGAAAAAGGCTAAAACAGTCTTTCTTGGCATCGGAATCGGCGCATTATATAAGGCGATATTCTATACTCTGCGGCTGTGGTCCGAATCACCGGGGTACAACTTTAAAAAATGGCTCAAGGGAGGAACGATCGGGATGGATGCCACCCCGGTCCTGCTGGGTGTCGGATATATAATCGGCCCTCGTATTGCCGCCCTGATGATGGCCGGAGCGGTTCTGGGTTATCTCGGAATCAGCCCGTTGCTGTCATTTATCGGCGATCAGATTCCGGGTATAATTATAGCGCCCGGGACCATCCCTTTGAGTGACATGGATCCGGCACAACTTCGTGATGCCTATATTAAATATCTCGGCGTCGGGGCGGTTGCACTCGGCGGTTTCGTTTCGCTGGCCAAATCGATCCCGGTAATATTTCACTCCTTTGCCGCCGGCGCCAAAGAACTGGTAAGCTCCCGCGCATCGAGAGACAGCAAACTGAGAACCGACCGGGATATGCCCATGTCATATGTGCTGATCGGAACCTTTTTGATCATCGTCGCTATCTGGGCTTATCCGGGAACAGAGATGCATTTTATGGGCGCGGTCCTGGCCGTCATTTTCGGCTTCTTCTTTGTGGTGGTGGCGGCACGGATTGTCGGAATTGTCGGATCATCATCTTCCCCTGTCTCGGGAATGACCATCGCCACATTGCTGGTGACCTGCCTTGTTTTATTAACTTTTGGTGTGTCCGGTGTCAAGGGTATGGTTACGGCCATGTCGGTTGGAACGGTCGTGTGCATTGCGGTCTGCCTTTCGGGTGATATTGCACAGGATTTAAAAACGGGCTATTTACTGGGGGCCACCCCGGCCAAGCAACAATGGACCGAATTCATCGGCCTTCTCTTCCCGGCTATCGCCATGGGCTTTACCTTGTATATGCTGGGTGACGCTTTCGGATTCGTGGCAACCGAGCAGACCCCCCATCCGCTTCTGGCTCCGCAGGCAAATGTCATGGCTACTGTTGTGCAGGGAGTCATGAACTCCAACATCCCCTGGCAGCCGATTCTTGTCGGCGGCATGGTTGCCCTGGCAGTCGAACTGCTCGGTATTCAATCCCTGCCGTTCGCAATCGGTCTTTATTTGCCGCTGTCATTATCCACCCCGATCATGGCCGGCGGCGTTCTGGCCATGTTAATAAAGAAATCTTCCAGAGATAAGAAATTATCAAATTCGCGCTTCCAGATGGGCATCCTGTTCGGCTCGGGACTGGTTGCGGGCGATGCTCTGGTGGCGGTGGTGACGGCATTCCTGATCTCAAGCTGGGGCGGATTCAGGACATTCTTCGATGGACATGAAGGCATGTTGTCATCACTGACCGGATCCTTCGGGCCATGGGTGTCGCTGATTGCATTTGCGCTTTTGAGTATTTTGTTCTATTATTTGGCCAGATCGTTTGGCTCAACCAACAATTCTGATAAATGA
- a CDS encoding tyrosine recombinase XerD, translating into MLQRGFDFDMQTVLKQDSIIDQYLQYQELECGLSANSLSAYRRDILEFKKFLKATTSFDITHRNVNEYIHHLTGLNRKPASIARKLSSLKNFYKYLHEKSVVKENFFAFARAPKISRYHPDYLSVEEIQKILEAPNLKTEKGIRDRAMLELLYGAGMRISELINLKMSAVYDEIGFIKIVGKGNKERLVPFGSFARKAVECYLTEARERKRTETETDILFLSSRNRKFSRTGAWKMIRNYALMTGIKKDVTPHTFRHSFATHLIEGGADLRVVQELLGHSSITTTQIYTQVDKEYLLSIHREYHPRERKARDRID; encoded by the coding sequence TTGCTGCAGCGGGGTTTTGATTTTGATATGCAGACAGTTTTAAAACAGGACAGCATTATTGATCAGTATTTGCAGTATCAGGAACTGGAATGCGGGTTGTCGGCGAACAGTCTTTCAGCTTATCGAAGAGATATTTTGGAATTCAAAAAATTTCTCAAAGCGACGACCAGCTTTGATATTACTCATCGCAACGTCAACGAGTATATTCATCATCTTACCGGCTTGAACCGCAAACCGGCATCGATTGCGCGAAAATTGTCATCACTCAAAAATTTCTATAAGTATCTTCATGAAAAGTCGGTGGTCAAGGAGAACTTTTTCGCTTTTGCCCGCGCCCCGAAAATATCAAGGTATCATCCTGATTACCTGAGTGTCGAAGAGATTCAAAAAATCCTTGAAGCCCCGAATTTGAAAACCGAAAAGGGCATTCGGGATAGAGCCATGCTCGAGCTCCTGTATGGAGCCGGGATGAGAATATCGGAATTGATCAATCTTAAGATGTCGGCAGTCTATGATGAGATCGGGTTCATTAAAATAGTCGGCAAGGGTAACAAGGAGCGCCTGGTGCCGTTTGGAAGCTTTGCGCGAAAAGCGGTTGAATGTTACCTGACCGAAGCCAGAGAGAGAAAGCGGACCGAGACCGAAACCGACATTTTATTTTTATCAAGCCGCAATCGGAAATTCTCCCGAACCGGGGCCTGGAAAATGATAAGAAACTATGCGTTGATGACCGGAATAAAAAAAGATGTAACACCGCACACCTTTCGACACAGTTTTGCCACCCATCTTATCGAAGGCGGCGCCGATTTGCGGGTGGTCCAGGAGTTGCTGGGACATTCCAGCATCACTACCACTCAAATATATACACAGGTTGATAAAGAGTATCTTTTGTCGATACATAGAGAATATCACCCTCGCGAAAGAAAAGCCAGGGATCGGATTGATTAG
- a CDS encoding (p)ppGpp synthetase, with amino-acid sequence MNLAEFIIGIEAFNANVDIALLRRAYEFSDRAHQGQKRESGERYVEHCLNVAFILAELHLDSDTIAASVMHDVVEDTGVTLDEIKNEFNEDIAALVDGVTKISSVEYISREEQQIEYFRKMLLSMARDIRVILIKLSDRLNNMRTLQYLDREKQIRIAEETRDVYAPLAHRFGISKIKQELEDLSLKFLEPKAYVDIAHKIELSREERVAYIIAFVKPIKEALSREGIKAEVYGRAKHIDSIYRKIKIRNVEFENIADLLAIRILVKTKAECYHVMGVVHELWTPVMAKFADYIASPKPNNYQSLHTAVIGPGKKVVEIQIRTHEMHRVAENGIAAHWLYKEGRHQLDKSDRQMMWLRDVLDWQKDMTNPSEFLEYLKIDLFADDIYVFTPMGEIKHLPAGATLLDFAFAIHTEVGLHCSGAKINGRISPLTTKLKSGDEVAILTSPHRQPSRDWLNIATTSQARARIRRWLKQTGFDQSVALGRELLDRELKKLRTAVPSDEDLLNIAQGLSYTSAANMLNALGNGSLSAQQVVSRIVPEVETEKQPIVGKVLERFRHERGIKIEGMGNMMFRFAKCCQPIPGEHVIGYITRGRGVTIHRIDCPAAQELIEQPERTIPVSWDVSKDQTFVVTLQVHVEPRKNILVEITESIADNDTNVRGADINIGDTTSIGFIVVEVNNLNQLEKVIKRIKKVKGVLSVGRARGGRFKDTNPE; translated from the coding sequence ATGAATTTAGCTGAGTTTATAATCGGGATAGAGGCTTTCAACGCCAACGTCGATATTGCCCTGTTGAGAAGGGCCTATGAATTCTCCGATCGGGCGCATCAGGGGCAGAAGCGCGAATCAGGGGAGAGGTATGTCGAACACTGCCTGAATGTCGCCTTTATTCTGGCCGAGTTGCATCTTGATTCCGATACCATCGCCGCTTCGGTTATGCATGATGTTGTCGAAGATACCGGGGTCACGCTTGATGAAATAAAAAATGAATTCAATGAGGATATTGCCGCTTTGGTGGATGGTGTCACCAAGATCAGTTCGGTGGAGTATATATCCCGTGAAGAGCAGCAGATAGAGTATTTTCGGAAGATGCTTCTTTCGATGGCGCGCGACATCCGTGTAATATTGATCAAGCTCTCCGACCGCTTAAATAACATGCGTACCCTGCAATATCTCGATCGCGAGAAACAGATCAGAATCGCCGAGGAAACCCGCGACGTCTATGCCCCTCTTGCGCACCGATTCGGGATCTCGAAAATCAAACAGGAACTGGAAGACCTGTCCTTGAAATTTCTGGAACCAAAGGCTTATGTCGATATTGCCCATAAGATTGAATTAAGTCGCGAAGAACGTGTAGCTTATATTATTGCCTTCGTCAAGCCGATCAAGGAGGCGTTATCGCGGGAAGGTATCAAGGCCGAGGTGTATGGCCGCGCCAAGCATATCGACTCCATCTATCGCAAGATAAAAATCCGCAACGTTGAATTTGAAAATATAGCCGATTTGCTGGCTATCAGAATCCTGGTAAAAACCAAGGCGGAATGTTATCACGTTATGGGCGTTGTCCATGAGTTGTGGACACCGGTGATGGCCAAGTTTGCCGATTATATTGCCTCGCCGAAACCCAACAATTATCAATCTTTGCATACCGCAGTAATCGGACCGGGCAAGAAAGTGGTGGAAATACAAATTCGGACCCATGAGATGCATCGCGTGGCCGAAAATGGAATCGCGGCACACTGGCTTTATAAGGAAGGCCGCCATCAACTGGACAAGAGCGACCGCCAGATGATGTGGCTTCGGGACGTTCTGGACTGGCAGAAGGACATGACCAATCCGTCGGAATTCCTCGAATATCTTAAGATCGACCTTTTCGCCGATGACATTTATGTTTTCACACCGATGGGTGAAATCAAGCATCTACCGGCTGGCGCTACCTTGCTCGATTTTGCCTTCGCCATTCATACCGAAGTCGGTCTTCATTGCAGCGGGGCCAAGATCAATGGGCGGATTTCTCCCCTGACGACCAAGCTGAAATCGGGGGATGAGGTCGCCATTCTGACCAGCCCCCATCGTCAACCATCGCGAGACTGGCTGAATATCGCCACAACCTCTCAGGCGCGAGCCCGTATCCGCCGCTGGCTCAAACAAACCGGATTCGATCAATCGGTGGCTCTTGGCCGCGAATTGCTTGACAGGGAGTTGAAAAAACTACGTACAGCAGTTCCGTCGGATGAGGATCTTCTCAATATCGCCCAGGGGCTTTCCTATACATCGGCCGCAAATATGCTGAATGCTCTCGGCAACGGCTCGCTTTCGGCACAACAGGTAGTGTCGCGCATCGTCCCCGAAGTGGAAACCGAGAAGCAACCCATTGTCGGCAAAGTTCTCGAGCGGTTCCGACATGAGCGCGGGATAAAAATCGAGGGCATGGGCAATATGATGTTTCGCTTTGCCAAATGTTGCCAGCCCATCCCCGGTGAGCATGTTATCGGCTATATTACCCGCGGCCGCGGTGTGACCATACATCGAATCGACTGTCCGGCCGCCCAGGAATTGATAGAACAGCCCGAGAGAACTATACCGGTAAGCTGGGATGTTTCCAAAGACCAGACTTTCGTGGTTACGCTGCAGGTTCATGTGGAGCCCAGAAAGAATATTCTCGTCGAAATTACCGAGTCGATTGCTGACAATGATACTAATGTCCGGGGGGCGGATATAAATATAGGTGACACGACTTCGATCGGTTTCATTGTCGTTGAAGTAAATAATCTGAATCAGCTTGAGAAAGTCATAAAAAGAATTAAGAAAGTTAAGGGTGTTCTCTCGGTGGGCCGCGCCCGCGGCGGAAGATTCAAAGATACAAATCCGGAATGA
- a CDS encoding ABC transporter ATP-binding protein has product MNLLRRTFGRLKPYWHYVVISSLSAAIHALFAGLLVWMAGPLLMTLFQTTDIGGRTPETTPAIQNVQASDTTAALDDGNVAKKLGDKLDFLARTKNSLKNKLNEFLASDSRKGTLINFCLMIIFIAVGANLFIYVQGFFMAYVQQSVVRDFRNDLFVKYQELSISFFHRQRTGQLVSRVTNDVIVLNETVDLGFNRLVIDSLTVLLLALFLILLSWKLTLLAALVMPIVFGFIYWMGKKLRKYSTRSQEKMADVNSVLEETVSNIRIVKAYAMETFEIKKFFKATNDYFRALVRMTRIRHLASPVSEVLIVCAGITILLYAGTRIIEGGGEMDAGDFMTFIIAMFTMIKPVKNLFAIHIKIQEGMAAAERIFNIIDTPIQVEESSNSRNIDQFKSNIKFEDVSFSYNGREQIIENVSFEVKKGEVVALVGPSGAGKSTLFDLVPRFYDPQQGRICIDGIDIRELSLNSLRSLLGIVTQETYLFNDTIRHNIAYGLENVTDNEVISAARAANSHDFISEFENGYDTIVGNRGVRLSGGQRQRIAIARALLKNPQILIFDEATSALDTESELLVQEAIDRLMKDRTTLVIAHRLSTVINASRIMVINRGRIVEEGRHDELMKLNGMYRKLYLLQFKNGVNQKDTVGTTPAE; this is encoded by the coding sequence ATGAATCTGCTGCGCAGGACATTTGGCCGGTTAAAACCATATTGGCATTATGTGGTTATCTCCTCGCTTTCGGCGGCGATTCATGCCCTATTTGCCGGACTGCTGGTCTGGATGGCCGGACCGCTTCTTATGACGCTTTTCCAGACGACCGATATCGGCGGCCGCACTCCCGAGACGACCCCGGCTATCCAGAATGTTCAGGCGTCAGATACGACAGCGGCGCTGGATGACGGCAATGTAGCCAAGAAACTGGGAGATAAGCTGGATTTTCTGGCCCGAACCAAGAACAGCCTGAAGAATAAGCTAAATGAGTTTCTTGCGTCCGACAGCCGCAAGGGAACCCTGATTAATTTTTGTCTTATGATCATTTTTATTGCGGTCGGCGCAAATTTATTCATATATGTCCAGGGTTTCTTCATGGCTTATGTCCAGCAATCGGTCGTACGAGATTTTCGGAATGACCTGTTTGTCAAGTACCAGGAGTTATCCATAAGCTTTTTTCACCGCCAGCGGACCGGACAATTGGTTTCCCGTGTTACCAATGATGTCATTGTTCTCAACGAGACGGTTGATCTTGGTTTTAACCGGCTGGTCATCGATTCACTGACAGTTTTGCTCCTGGCTCTGTTTTTAATACTACTGTCATGGAAGCTGACGCTTCTGGCAGCCCTGGTAATGCCCATAGTCTTTGGCTTTATTTATTGGATGGGGAAGAAACTCCGCAAGTATTCGACCCGCTCTCAGGAAAAAATGGCCGATGTCAATTCGGTCCTGGAGGAGACTGTTTCCAATATCAGGATTGTCAAAGCTTATGCCATGGAGACATTCGAAATCAAGAAATTTTTCAAGGCAACCAATGACTATTTCAGGGCCCTGGTACGGATGACCCGAATCCGCCACCTGGCCTCGCCGGTCAGTGAAGTGCTGATTGTATGCGCCGGTATTACTATTCTGCTTTATGCCGGGACCAGGATTATCGAAGGGGGCGGCGAAATGGACGCCGGCGATTTTATGACTTTTATCATTGCCATGTTCACGATGATCAAGCCGGTCAAGAATCTTTTTGCCATCCATATTAAAATACAGGAGGGTATGGCGGCCGCGGAAAGAATCTTCAACATTATCGACACGCCGATTCAGGTTGAGGAGTCTTCCAATTCACGAAATATTGATCAATTCAAATCGAATATAAAGTTTGAAGATGTCTCATTCTCATATAATGGGCGTGAGCAGATTATTGAAAATGTCTCTTTCGAAGTGAAAAAAGGGGAAGTGGTGGCGCTGGTCGGTCCGTCGGGCGCGGGGAAATCGACGCTGTTTGATCTTGTGCCGCGGTTTTATGATCCGCAGCAGGGCCGGATATGCATTGACGGCATCGATATCCGGGAGCTTTCTCTCAATTCGCTCCGCAGTCTTCTGGGCATCGTCACTCAGGAAACTTATTTGTTCAACGATACCATCCGCCACAATATTGCCTATGGTCTGGAGAATGTCACTGATAATGAGGTAATCAGCGCCGCCAGGGCGGCCAATTCCCATGACTTTATTTCGGAATTCGAAAACGGCTATGATACGATTGTCGGCAATCGCGGTGTCCGTCTCTCCGGCGGGCAGCGGCAGCGGATTGCCATCGCACGCGCCCTTCTGAAAAATCCGCAAATTTTGATATTCGATGAAGCGACATCGGCGCTGGATACCGAATCGGAGTTGCTGGTGCAGGAAGCCATCGATCGTCTGATGAAAGACCGGACGACCCTGGTGATAGCCCACCGGTTATCGACCGTTATAAATGCCAGCCGGATTATGGTCATCAATCGCGGGCGAATTGTCGAAGAAGGCCGTCACGACGAACTGATGAAGCTTAATGGGATGTATCGAAAACTGTATTTGTTGCAGTTTAAAAACGGCGTAAATCAAAAAGATACGGTCGGGACGACCCCGGCCGAGTAA
- a CDS encoding site-2 protease family protein: protein MIAAPAIFFSLTVHEFFHAYIAYRFGDSTAKDMGRLTLNPLAHLDLMGTAMMFLSGFRFGWAKPVPINPYNLRNPRQADLWISAAGPLSNFGLGLIFAILFRLAYGGYVTVPQPIVEFLLVGVIINVSLGFFNLIPLFPLDGSHILRSLLPPEYGPRLDSFERFAPFLLMLLIIVGGFWLILGPFISFLVNLYTGVRIY, encoded by the coding sequence TTGATTGCGGCGCCCGCAATATTTTTCTCATTGACGGTGCATGAATTCTTTCATGCTTATATCGCCTATCGTTTCGGCGATTCGACGGCCAAAGATATGGGCCGGCTGACCCTTAATCCGCTGGCTCACCTTGACTTAATGGGAACCGCCATGATGTTCCTCTCGGGTTTTAGATTCGGGTGGGCCAAACCGGTCCCGATAAATCCATACAACCTGCGAAATCCGAGGCAGGCCGATTTATGGATATCGGCGGCCGGCCCGTTGTCTAATTTTGGACTCGGTTTGATTTTTGCCATTCTGTTTCGATTGGCTTACGGCGGTTATGTAACTGTCCCGCAACCAATTGTCGAATTTCTTCTGGTTGGAGTTATAATAAATGTATCGCTGGGCTTTTTTAATCTGATTCCGCTCTTTCCGCTTGATGGTTCGCATATTCTTCGCTCTTTGTTGCCGCCGGAATATGGCCCCAGATTGGATTCCTTCGAGCGATTCGCGCCTTTTTTGCTGATGCTGTTAATTATTGTTGGTGGATTCTGGCTTATTTTGGGTCCGTTTATCAGTTTTCTGGTCAATCTTTATACCGGCGTGAGAATCTACTAA
- a CDS encoding amino acid dehydrogenase, with protein sequence MAKKERLKSITIPVSTFENVMKQFDQAAVKLKIDPGLMEFLKYPGKSTIVKLPVRMDDGSFKMFTGYRVQHSIVRCPAKGGIRYHPDVDLDEVQALASWMTWKCAIVNIPFGGGKGGIACDPSSMSQGELERLTRRYTSALLDMLGPEKDVPAPDVNTNEQTMAWIMDTVSMHAKHTVTSVVTGKPVILGGSLGRREATGAGVVITVREALKHLKMKPENSTAAVQGFGNVGSVTAMFLHRLGVKVTHVCDVFGGLHNPEGIDINALIEYVKQNKKVVGFPGAKAFDKDEILYKKVDILVPAALENQITAENAFHIKAKIVAEGANGPVTPDADPILQENGVFVIPDILCNAGGVTVSYFEWVQDRMGFFWTEEEVNARLEQFMTKAFNGVLEVALQNKVHLRLAAFMVAIQRVVDVVHLRGIYA encoded by the coding sequence ATGGCTAAAAAAGAGCGTCTAAAATCGATTACTATTCCGGTATCGACTTTTGAAAATGTAATGAAGCAGTTTGATCAGGCTGCGGTGAAATTAAAAATCGATCCAGGATTGATGGAATTTCTTAAGTATCCGGGCAAGAGCACGATTGTCAAGCTGCCGGTCAGGATGGATGACGGCAGTTTTAAGATGTTCACCGGTTATCGGGTCCAGCACAGTATTGTCCGCTGTCCGGCCAAGGGTGGCATCAGGTATCATCCCGATGTCGATCTTGATGAAGTTCAGGCATTGGCTTCGTGGATGACCTGGAAATGCGCCATCGTCAATATTCCGTTCGGCGGTGGTAAAGGCGGGATTGCTTGTGACCCGTCCAGTATGTCACAGGGTGAACTGGAACGTCTGACCCGCCGATATACATCGGCGCTTCTGGATATGCTCGGCCCGGAAAAGGACGTCCCCGCGCCTGACGTCAACACCAACGAGCAGACCATGGCCTGGATTATGGATACGGTCTCGATGCACGCCAAACACACGGTCACTTCGGTTGTGACCGGTAAGCCGGTTATTCTGGGGGGCTCGCTGGGGCGGCGAGAGGCCACGGGAGCGGGGGTTGTCATCACTGTCAGGGAAGCGCTGAAGCATTTGAAGATGAAGCCGGAGAATTCAACGGCTGCAGTCCAGGGTTTTGGAAATGTCGGTTCGGTGACGGCGATGTTTTTGCACCGGCTGGGTGTGAAGGTGACCCATGTCTGCGACGTGTTTGGAGGACTTCATAATCCGGAGGGCATCGATATCAATGCCCTGATTGAATATGTCAAACAAAATAAGAAGGTGGTCGGGTTTCCCGGCGCCAAGGCGTTTGATAAAGACGAGATTTTGTACAAGAAAGTTGACATTCTGGTACCGGCCGCTCTGGAAAATCAGATAACAGCCGAGAATGCCTTCCATATCAAGGCCAAAATTGTGGCCGAGGGCGCCAATGGGCCGGTGACCCCTGACGCCGATCCTATTTTACAGGAGAACGGTGTTTTTGTTATCCCGGATATTCTTTGCAATGCGGGCGGAGTTACTGTATCTTACTTCGAATGGGTTCAGGACAGGATGGGCTTTTTCTGGACCGAGGAAGAGGTTAATGCCCGGCTGGAGCAGTTTATGACAAAAGCCTTTAATGGCGTTTTGGAGGTGGCCCTGCAAAATAAGGTGCATTTGAGACTTGCGGCCTTCATGGTGGCTATCCAGCGGGTAGTGGATGTGGTTCACTTGCGAGGAATCTACGCTTAA
- a CDS encoding 3-methyladenine DNA glycosylase, whose translation MSLTAVKLDRAFYLRPTLEVARDLIGKYLVSAIDGRILAARLVEVEAYIGENDPACHAAVGRTARNEIMYGQGGFSYIYFIYGMYHCLNVVTEKEGFPAAVLIRGAEPIDGVEVMTSRFAGGNSNRLTDGPGKLCKAFGLTRDHNGKDFLGSELYIEDRGYIPKKIDRSGRIGIKKAADKKWRFFESGSPYVSAGK comes from the coding sequence ATGAGTTTGACCGCCGTAAAACTTGACCGGGCCTTTTATCTTCGCCCGACGCTGGAAGTGGCGCGGGATTTGATCGGCAAATATCTCGTTTCGGCAATCGACGGCCGGATTTTGGCGGCCCGTCTGGTCGAAGTCGAAGCATATATCGGTGAAAACGACCCGGCCTGCCATGCCGCTGTCGGCAGGACCGCCCGCAATGAAATCATGTACGGACAGGGCGGATTCAGTTATATCTATTTTATCTATGGCATGTATCATTGCCTGAATGTCGTCACCGAAAAAGAGGGATTCCCGGCGGCGGTTCTGATTCGCGGCGCCGAACCGATCGACGGCGTGGAAGTGATGACATCGCGATTTGCCGGCGGTAATTCCAACAGACTGACCGATGGGCCGGGTAAACTATGTAAAGCCTTCGGACTGACCCGGGATCATAATGGAAAAGATTTTCTCGGCAGTGAACTTTATATCGAAGATCGCGGTTATATTCCCAAAAAGATAGACCGTTCGGGTCGTATTGGAATCAAGAAAGCGGCCGATAAAAAATGGCGTTTTTTTGAGTCCGGTTCGCCATATGTATCGGCCGGGAAATAG
- a CDS encoding MBL fold metallo-hydrolase, whose translation MQIETIVVSPFETNCYLVWSENSRDGVIIDPGDEDERILERIEKQGINPRAVLLTHGHGDHIAAVDQVKKKLNIPLYIGRGDETMLGSPSANVSAMFGFQISCPPADHIISDSDVIKIGPLTFTVFATPGHSPGGVCYFAENILFCGDTLFYGSIGRTDLPGGSFQQLIDSIDRNILTLPDDIICYPGHGPATSVGQERRNNPFLTGNKFV comes from the coding sequence ATGCAGATTGAAACCATTGTCGTAAGTCCATTTGAGACTAATTGTTATCTGGTCTGGAGTGAAAACAGTCGCGATGGCGTTATTATCGATCCGGGCGATGAGGACGAAAGAATCCTCGAAAGAATAGAAAAACAGGGGATTAACCCCCGGGCAGTTTTGCTGACTCACGGACATGGCGACCATATTGCCGCCGTTGATCAGGTCAAAAAGAAATTGAATATCCCGCTTTATATCGGGCGGGGCGACGAAACAATGCTGGGGTCCCCATCGGCCAATGTCTCGGCCATGTTTGGATTTCAGATATCCTGTCCTCCCGCCGACCACATCATCAGCGACAGTGACGTAATCAAAATCGGCCCGCTTACATTTACGGTTTTTGCCACCCCCGGCCATTCGCCGGGCGGGGTCTGTTATTTCGCCGAAAATATCCTTTTTTGCGGCGATACGCTTTTCTATGGCTCAATCGGTCGCACCGACTTGCCTGGAGGGAGTTTTCAGCAATTAATAGATTCCATCGATCGCAATATCCTGACACTTCCCGATGACATCATTTGCTACCCGGGTCATGGACCCGCTACAAGTGTCGGTCAGGAAAGAAGAAATAATCCATTTTTGACCGGAAACAAATTTGTATAA